The window AACGAAGACAGCTCAAAGGCTGGCTTCGAAGTCGTCCATGGTGAGCTTGAACTCGTCGTCGCTCTTTATGACGCCCCGCTCCTTCAGGATCTCCCTGGTAAGGAGCCAGTAGACACAGGCGAGGGCGCGGCGGCCCTTGTTGTTGGTAGGGATGACGAGGTCAACGTTCCTGGTCTCGTTGTTGGCGTCGCACAACGCGACGATGGGGATGCCCACGTTAAGAGCCTCGGCGACAGCCTGCTGGTCGGCGGCGGGGTCGGTGACGAGGAGCACTTCGGGCTCCAGGAACTCGGGGATCTCGGGGTTGGTCATGGTGCCGGGGACGAACCTGCCAGCGAAGATCTTGCACCCAAGGGTCTTTCCGAACATCTTGGCCGGCTTCTGGCCGTACTGCCTGGCCGAGGAGACCACGATGCGGTCAGGAGCGAACCTGGCCAGGAACTTGGCCGTCGCCCTGATGCGGGCGTCGGTCTGCTTGACATCCATTACGTACAATCCGTCCGACCTGACCTTGAAGATGAACTTCTTCATGTCGGCGCTCTTCTGCTGGGTACCGATATGGACACCGGAGGTAAGGTATACGTCCTCAGGCACCAGAAGATCGGTCTTAGTTTCCTCGCTCATCTTAAAACCTCATGCGTCTCTTTTAACAGTGATAGGGATGGCTCCCCTATCGTACTCAAGCATGGCAATCTCGACGGGGTCGATCATCCCCTGAGGGATGTCGATGAGAACCGGCGCACCCAAGGAAACCTGCAAAGACCGGGCACCAATGATACGCGCCTTTTCAAATCTAGTGTATTTCATGCTCTCACACCACGCGGGAGTGGCCTGATATTAACAGTCCACTTATAAACTTTTTGCAAGCAATGCAAGGCCGCAAATCGACAGCCAGACGTCTCAAGGCCATACTTCTTCATTCATCCTCTTTTGGCATCACCTTGTCCTAGTTCTGGGTTGTGACTAGGGTTTTGGTGCTTATGCCATAATACAGGATTGATTTAAACGCTTTGGCGGCGGGCCGCCTGCGGGGCCGCTCTAGAGGTGTTCCCGGGCCCCCGTTCGAGGTGGCAACATTCTATATTCGTCGTGCTCAAAAGAAATGAAGCATGGTGAACGTGGTCCTGCTCTTCGCCCCCCTGGTCGCCACCATCGCCGTGTCCCTCGGACTGGCATTATATGGGTGGACGCGGAGCAGCCTCCGCGCAAGGACCCTGTTCGTGGTCCTGACCCTGCAACTGGCCTTCCTCGCCGCCTTCGCCTGCATGGAGCTGTACGTCCCGGACCTGCCGGGAAAGGTGCTCTGCAACAACATCGAGTACCTCGCCGTCGCCACCATGCCGCCGGTCTTCCTGCTGTTCACCCTCAACTTCCTTGGCAGGAAGCCCGCCACCGCCCTGTCCACCGTTCTGCTGTTCGCCGTCCCCGCGATGACGTTGCTCCTGCTGTGGAGCAACGACTATCACCACCTGTTCTACACCCAGGTCAGCCTGGATACGGCGAGCAGGTACTCCACCCTCATCCCCGACTACAATATCGGCTTCGCCGTCCACACCGCTTACTCCCTGCTGCTGCTGGTGACGGGGGTAGCCATGCTGGCCGTCTCCTTCCTTCAATCGTCGAGGATGCATCGGAAGCAGGTCCGGCTGGTCCTCGTGGCCGCGTTCATCCCCTTGTTCTGCCTGCTCCTGGGCCTCTCCAGGGCGTTCCCCGTGAGCCTCACCTACTTCATGGTGATCGGGTTCCTCGCCGCGGGGGTGCTGATATTCCTGGGCACGTTCATGTACGAGCTGTTCGACGTGGTGCCGCTGGCGCTGTCCAACATCATCGACACCGTGGACGACGGCGTCATCGTCGTCGACACCGCCGGGCATGTGCTGTTCGCCAACCAGAACGTAATGAGGAGGATGGGGTGCCAGGATAGGGACGTGTACGCCCGGCCGGTGGAGGCCATATCGCCCGGCCTGTCCCGGGGGAGCGTGGAGCGGGCCCGGAGGGGGGACCTGGTGGAGGTGAAGCTGGGCCGGGAGCCAAACGAGCGGGTTTTCCAGCTCGGCGTCGACGATATCGTCGACAGCGGAGGCACCACCACCAGCGTGCTGCTCACCCTGAGGGATATCACCGAGGAGAAGCAGATCGCCGAGGCGCTGCGGGAGGCGAACGTCAAGCTCAACCTCCTGTCAAGTATCACCAGGCACGACACCCTGAACCAGGTTACGGTGATCCAGGGCTACGCGGAGATCATGATGGAACGGACGCTGGAGGAGGGGGACCAGAGGAAGTACGGGGAGCGTATCGTCGCGGCGGTCAAGTTCATCGAGAAGCAGTTCCTGTTCGCCAAGAGCTACCAGAGCCTGGGGGTGAACGCACCGGCCTGGCATAGCGCCTCCGCCATATTCGAGCGGGCTTTCGCCCTAGGCCTCGCCGAGGGGCTGGAGGCGGAGTTGTACCTCAACGACCTGGAGATCTTCGCCGACCCCCTGGTGGACAGGGTGTTCAGCATCCTGCTAGACAATACCAAGAGGCACGGGGAAAGGGCCACGCGGGTCAAGGTGTGGCATGTGGTGGCTGGCGAGATCCTCACCATCGTCTATGAGGACGACGGGGTCGGCATACATCCCAAGGAAAAGGAGCGCATCTTCGAGCAGGGCTTCGGCAGGGACAGCGGACTGGGGTTGTTCCTCGCCCGGCAGGTGCTGGAGGTGACGGGGATGACGGTCAGGGAAACGGGGGAGCTGGGACAGGGAGCGCGGTTCGAGATGGCGGTGCCTAACGGCAAGTGGAGGCTGGCGTCCGCTCCCGCCCCGCCCCAGGAAGTGAGGCTGGTCGGCCACTGAGATCACTTCGTGCCCAGCTTCTTCCTCATGTGGGGGACGAGCCCGCCATCGTTCAAGATGTCCAGGAGGAACTCCGGCGGGGGGTTGAAGTTGACGCAGCTCCCGGTGCGGGCGTTGCGGACCGTCCCCGCCTCCAGGTCGACCTCCGCGGGGTCCCCGCCCTCGAACATGCCTGCGGCCTGAGGGCAGATGACTATGGGAAGCCCCACATTGATGGAGTTGCGGTAGAAGATGCGCGCCGCGCTGCCCGCGATCACGGCCCCGACCCCCGCGGCCTTGAGGGCCAGGGGCGCCTGCTCACGCGACGAGCCGCAGCCGAAGTTGCGGGCCGCCACGATGATGTCGCCCTTCCTCACGCCGGCGGCGAAGGTCGGATCTATGTCCTCCATGGCATGCTTGGCCAGATTCTGGACATTGTAGTCGTCGAGGTACCG is drawn from Methanomassiliicoccus luminyensis B10 and contains these coding sequences:
- the rpsB gene encoding 30S ribosomal protein S2, which codes for MSEETKTDLLVPEDVYLTSGVHIGTQQKSADMKKFIFKVRSDGLYVMDVKQTDARIRATAKFLARFAPDRIVVSSARQYGQKPAKMFGKTLGCKIFAGRFVPGTMTNPEIPEFLEPEVLLVTDPAADQQAVAEALNVGIPIVALCDANNETRNVDLVIPTNNKGRRALACVYWLLTREILKERGVIKSDDEFKLTMDDFEASL
- a CDS encoding DNA-directed RNA polymerase subunit K translates to MKYTRFEKARIIGARSLQVSLGAPVLIDIPQGMIDPVEIAMLEYDRGAIPITVKRDA
- a CDS encoding histidine kinase N-terminal 7TM domain-containing protein, whose product is MVNVVLLFAPLVATIAVSLGLALYGWTRSSLRARTLFVVLTLQLAFLAAFACMELYVPDLPGKVLCNNIEYLAVATMPPVFLLFTLNFLGRKPATALSTVLLFAVPAMTLLLLWSNDYHHLFYTQVSLDTASRYSTLIPDYNIGFAVHTAYSLLLLVTGVAMLAVSFLQSSRMHRKQVRLVLVAAFIPLFCLLLGLSRAFPVSLTYFMVIGFLAAGVLIFLGTFMYELFDVVPLALSNIIDTVDDGVIVVDTAGHVLFANQNVMRRMGCQDRDVYARPVEAISPGLSRGSVERARRGDLVEVKLGREPNERVFQLGVDDIVDSGGTTTSVLLTLRDITEEKQIAEALREANVKLNLLSSITRHDTLNQVTVIQGYAEIMMERTLEEGDQRKYGERIVAAVKFIEKQFLFAKSYQSLGVNAPAWHSASAIFERAFALGLAEGLEAELYLNDLEIFADPLVDRVFSILLDNTKRHGERATRVKVWHVVAGEILTIVYEDDGVGIHPKEKERIFEQGFGRDSGLGLFLARQVLEVTGMTVRETGELGQGARFEMAVPNGKWRLASAPAPPQEVRLVGH
- a CDS encoding 3-isopropylmalate dehydratase small subunit, which translates into the protein MISGKVWKYGDHVNTDLIIPGRYLDDYNVQNLAKHAMEDIDPTFAAGVRKGDIIVAARNFGCGSSREQAPLALKAAGVGAVIAGSAARIFYRNSINVGLPIVICPQAAGMFEGGDPAEVDLEAGTVRNARTGSCVNFNPPPEFLLDILNDGGLVPHMRKKLGTK